A window of Dromiciops gliroides isolate mDroGli1 chromosome X, mDroGli1.pri, whole genome shotgun sequence contains these coding sequences:
- the LOC122733795 gene encoding laforin-like translates to MRFRFGVVVPPAVAQGRPQVLVMGSPPELGRWAPQKAVPMKRAGVGVGPEAIRGLQEPGLWLAEVELVGELPAEAQGQQQQPSRRRPKVAAPDVLATFCYKFLKKEPGGEFSFEGNGPQYERYSIYSESNMVDGVYCLPIAHWIEAAGHRDDFSCNIAGHQAMHYSQILPNLFLGSCPRQLEHVTIKIKRELRVTAVMNFQTEGDILQNSSGCNPYPEPMSPGTMIRLYKEEGIEYIWLPPPDGSTEGTVKMLPQAVSFLHCLLQKGHTVYIHCNAGIGRSSAVVCGWLKYVMGWKLRKVQYFLMVKRPAVHIDEEALSRAEGDFNQRFGKLCLPLSNLNV, encoded by the exons ATGCGGTTCCGTTTCGGGGTGGTGGTGCCTCCCGCCGTGGCCCAGGGCCGTCCGCAGGTGCTGGTGATGGGCTCTCCGCCCGAGCTGGGGCGTTGGGCGCCTCAGAAGGCCGTGCCCATGAAGCGGGCGGGCGTCGGGGTCGGGCCCGAGGCGATACGCGGGCTGCAGGAGCCAGGCCTGTGGCTCGCGGAGGTGGAGCTGGTCGGGGAGCTCCCGGCGGAAGCccaggggcagcagcagca GCCCAGCCGCAGGAG acccaaggTGGCAGCGCCCGATGTCCTCGCTACGTTCTGTTACAAGTTCCTAAAGAAGGAGCCAGGAGGAGAGTTCTCCTTCGAAGGTAATGGTCCTCAATATGAGCGCTACAGTATTTACTCCGAAAGCAACATGGTAGATGGCGTGTACTGTCTCCCAATTGCACACTGGATTGAGGCCGCTGGGCATAGGGATGATTTCAGTTGTAACATTGCAGGCCATCAAGCCATGCATTATTCACAGATCCTCCCAAACCTCTTTTTAGGAAGCTGCCCTCGCCAGTTGGAGCATGTAACTATCAAGATAAAGCGTGAATTAAGGGTGACAGCAGTAATGAATTTTCAGACCGAAGGGGATATTCTGCAGAATTCATCAGGCTGCAATCCCTACCCAGAGCCCATGAGCCCAGGCACCATGATCAGGCTCTATAAAGAAGAAGGAATTGAGTACATATGGTTGCCTCCACCAGACGGGAGTACTGAAGGGACAGTGAAGATGTTGCCTCAGGCCGTCTCTTTCCTCCACTGCCTACTTCAGAAAGGTCACACCGTCTACATACACTGCAATGCTGGTATTGGAAGATCCTCGGCTGTCGTGTGTGGCTGGCTCAAATATGTCATGGGCTGGAAGCTGAGGAAGGTGCAGTACTTCCTCATGGTCAAAAGGCCTGCTGTGCATATCGATGAAGAGGCTCTGTCACGTGCAGAAGGAGATTTCAATCAGAGATTTGGGAAGCTTTGTCTCCCCTTAAGTAATCTTAATGTGTAA